A stretch of Lactiplantibacillus brownii DNA encodes these proteins:
- the ptsP gene encoding phosphoenolpyruvate--protein phosphotransferase, whose product MAEKVLKGIAASDGIAIAKAYMLVDPDLSFEKTTVSDTDAEIKKLHDAFDASKAELQVIKDKATKSLGAEEAEVFEAHITILSDPEMLGQIEGKIKDDKVNAEEALKEVTDAFISMFEAMTDNAYMQERAGDVRDVTKRVMSHLLGVTLPSPALIDSEVIVVAHDLTPSDTAQLDRKFVKGFITDIGGRTSHSAIMSRTLEIPAVVGSETATTTIKEGTTVILDGINGEALVAPTDAEISDYQQKAKDFAAQKAEWEKLKNEATVSKDGKHFELASNIGTPDDMDGVLDAGSEAVGLFRSEFLYMNSAELPDEDTQFEAYKKVVEGMKGKPVIVRTMDIGGDKHLPYLPLPDEMNPFLGYRAIRISLDRDDIFRTQLRALLRASHYGQLRIMFPMIATLDEFRQAKAIFEEEKAKLVKAGTPVADDIKLGIMIEIPAAAILADQFAKEVDFFSIGTNDLIQYSFAADRGNERVSYLYQPYNPALLRLIKHVIDAAHANGRIAGMCGEVAGDQVAVPLLMGLGLDEFSMSSTSVLKTRSLMKTIDTKKMAKLADKAINECVTNEEVKELVEKNVFDK is encoded by the coding sequence ATGGCTGAAAAGGTACTAAAGGGAATCGCTGCCAGTGATGGTATTGCGATTGCTAAGGCCTATATGCTAGTTGATCCAGATTTGTCATTCGAAAAGACGACGGTTTCAGATACTGATGCCGAAATCAAGAAGTTACATGACGCTTTTGACGCTTCCAAGGCTGAATTGCAAGTCATCAAAGACAAAGCAACGAAAAGCTTAGGCGCTGAAGAAGCGGAAGTTTTTGAAGCTCATATCACTATTTTATCTGACCCTGAAATGTTAGGACAAATTGAAGGTAAGATTAAGGATGATAAAGTCAATGCCGAAGAAGCTTTGAAGGAAGTTACAGATGCTTTCATCTCAATGTTCGAAGCAATGACGGATAATGCATATATGCAAGAACGAGCCGGCGATGTTCGCGATGTCACGAAGCGTGTAATGAGCCACTTGTTAGGGGTAACCTTACCAAGTCCCGCATTGATCGATTCTGAAGTGATTGTCGTTGCCCATGATTTGACACCTAGTGATACGGCCCAATTGGACCGCAAGTTCGTTAAAGGTTTCATCACCGATATCGGTGGTCGGACGAGTCACTCCGCAATCATGTCACGGACTCTTGAAATCCCTGCCGTTGTTGGTTCTGAAACCGCAACGACTACGATCAAGGAAGGCACCACTGTGATTCTTGACGGCATCAACGGTGAAGCTTTAGTTGCGCCAACTGATGCTGAAATCAGTGACTACCAACAAAAAGCCAAGGATTTTGCTGCTCAAAAGGCCGAATGGGAAAAGCTTAAGAACGAAGCAACCGTTTCTAAAGACGGCAAACACTTCGAACTAGCTTCAAACATTGGGACTCCTGATGACATGGACGGTGTCTTAGATGCTGGTTCCGAAGCCGTTGGGTTGTTCCGGTCAGAATTCTTGTACATGAACAGTGCTGAATTACCTGATGAAGATACCCAATTCGAAGCCTACAAAAAGGTTGTCGAAGGGATGAAGGGTAAGCCAGTGATTGTCCGGACCATGGATATCGGTGGTGACAAGCATTTACCATACTTGCCATTACCTGATGAAATGAACCCATTCTTGGGTTACCGGGCAATTCGGATCTCACTTGATCGTGATGATATTTTCCGGACCCAATTACGGGCGTTACTCCGGGCTTCTCACTATGGTCAATTGCGAATCATGTTCCCAATGATTGCAACCTTGGATGAATTCCGTCAAGCTAAGGCCATCTTCGAAGAAGAAAAGGCTAAGTTAGTTAAAGCGGGCACCCCAGTTGCGGATGATATCAAGTTAGGCATTATGATTGAAATCCCAGCTGCAGCGATCTTAGCTGATCAATTTGCTAAAGAAGTTGACTTCTTTAGTATTGGGACTAACGACTTGATTCAATACTCATTCGCTGCTGATCGTGGTAACGAACGGGTCTCATACTTGTATCAACCATACAACCCAGCGTTGTTACGTTTGATCAAGCATGTAATTGATGCTGCGCACGCTAATGGCCGCATTGCGGGCATGTGTGGTGAAGTTGCCGGTGACCAAGTTGCGGTACCATTATTGATGGGCTTAGGCTTGGATGAATTCTCAATGAGTTCTACTTCAGTTTTGAAGACACGCTCATTGATGAAGACCATCGACACGAAGAAAATGGCTAAGTTAGCAGACAAGGCCATCAACGAATGTGTCACTAATGAAGAAGTTAAAGAATTAGTTGAAAAGAACGTTTTCGATAAGTAA
- a CDS encoding YkuJ family protein, producing the protein MEKSELSAILKRLEAMRTTEATEVQSRRFEKEGVERGQVAYDPATSTYTLQEFNPDQTFEFDNIDLVAIELYDLLTDN; encoded by the coding sequence ATGGAAAAATCTGAATTATCTGCGATTCTCAAACGACTTGAAGCGATGCGAACGACTGAAGCAACTGAGGTACAATCCCGTCGTTTTGAAAAGGAAGGCGTTGAACGTGGGCAAGTCGCTTACGACCCAGCAACGTCAACTTATACTTTACAAGAATTCAACCCAGATCAAACTTTTGAATTCGATAACATCGACTTAGTTGCAATTGAACTATACGATTTGTTAACGGACAATTAA
- a CDS encoding AAA family ATPase: METGKRLRKLQTSNTIVSQRQRLLKSVLVFGANANGKTNLIKALLMLKRLVINPTTDELQHLNTDTFGYNKENSKFEISFIANEQQYDYLLEYNSDEVVHEKLVTAGQVIFNRQKQNFVTIPTQLRALTENVRKNQLLLYFAQQNNEKFAKAVYKWFVEDLIIVSTDRIKNEQFKMLQDESFKTRFLHFLQAADFNIVDVEVKERDEKIPIPAFLLKQLNSESETDEEIKYMHSVSYDVYATHQAENGSFSVYFNNESTGTQVFMFLALYMLSNSEKTLMIDEFDRSYHLELAQALLRLINNAHQTNQFILTTHELSLLDAGLRQDQIWFAEKNRFGESELFSIFDFDDPALKRSDFNYKKRYLEGVYGATQLVNNKLLLEALIGNEQREAK; the protein is encoded by the coding sequence ATGGAAACTGGAAAAAGGTTAAGAAAATTGCAAACATCCAATACCATAGTTTCACAGAGACAAAGACTGCTAAAATCGGTCTTGGTCTTTGGTGCGAATGCAAATGGCAAAACTAATCTGATCAAAGCTTTGTTAATGTTGAAACGGTTAGTGATTAATCCCACGACAGACGAATTACAACATTTAAATACCGATACTTTTGGCTATAATAAAGAAAATAGCAAATTTGAAATTTCTTTTATAGCGAATGAGCAACAATATGACTATCTTTTAGAATACAATTCAGATGAAGTTGTCCATGAAAAGTTAGTAACAGCGGGTCAAGTAATCTTTAATCGGCAAAAACAAAATTTTGTGACGATACCGACACAATTGCGTGCACTGACTGAAAACGTCCGAAAAAATCAACTGTTATTATACTTTGCACAACAAAATAATGAAAAATTTGCTAAAGCAGTTTACAAATGGTTTGTTGAAGATTTAATTATTGTTAGCACTGATCGAATTAAAAATGAACAATTCAAAATGCTGCAGGATGAAAGCTTCAAAACTAGATTTTTGCACTTTTTACAAGCAGCCGACTTTAACATTGTTGATGTTGAAGTTAAGGAAAGAGATGAAAAAATTCCCATACCAGCCTTTCTGCTCAAACAGTTAAATTCTGAAAGTGAAACCGATGAAGAAATTAAGTACATGCATTCAGTTTCATATGATGTCTACGCGACACATCAAGCTGAGAACGGCTCATTTTCGGTCTATTTTAATAATGAAAGTACTGGAACACAAGTCTTTATGTTTTTGGCACTTTATATGCTTAGTAATAGTGAAAAAACGCTGATGATTGACGAATTCGACAGATCATATCACTTGGAACTCGCGCAAGCACTATTGAGGTTGATCAATAATGCTCATCAAACGAATCAGTTTATTTTAACCACACATGAACTATCGCTTTTAGATGCGGGATTACGACAAGATCAGATTTGGTTTGCTGAAAAAAATAGATTCGGCGAGAGTGAACTCTTTAGTATTTTTGATTTCGACGATCCCGCACTTAAGCGAAGCGATTTTAATTATAAGAAGCGGTATTTAGAAGGGGTTTACGGTGCAACACAATTAGTAAATAATAAATTACTTTTGGAGGCACTGATAGGGAATGAGCAGAGAGAAGCGAAGTAG
- a CDS encoding glycosyltransferase family 4 protein: MNIGIFTDTYYPQVSGVATSIKVLRNQLERAGHQVYIFTTTDPHVDKNIYERNIFRFTSIPFVSFTDRRIAVRGLFKAYQVAKDLGLDIVHTQTEFSMGMIGKFVAKQLKIPCIHTYHTMYEDYLHYIANGKLLKPYHVKEATRAYCYHLNGIVAPSHRVSKTLKGYGVKAPIRIIPTGIDINQYEQTPDADYRQKLGYAADTPVLLSLSRLAYEKNIHEVIAALPAVIDQVPNVQLCIVGDGPARETLENQAKDAGLSEHVQFTGEIDNDEVYNYYQMADLFVSASNSESQGLTYIEAMAAGLKTVVAASPYTDQLLDDPSLGTTFSSEANLVRDVVRYLQHPHAFDDPKPRQKKLYQISAEYFGKQVINYYQDVQLAYSETNKSANVSD; encoded by the coding sequence GTGAATATCGGGATATTTACAGATACGTACTATCCACAAGTTAGTGGGGTAGCAACGTCGATCAAAGTGTTGCGTAATCAACTCGAGCGAGCTGGTCATCAAGTGTACATTTTTACGACCACCGATCCGCATGTTGATAAGAATATTTATGAGCGGAATATTTTCCGTTTCACAAGTATTCCTTTCGTGTCATTTACAGATCGCCGGATTGCCGTGCGCGGCTTATTTAAAGCCTATCAGGTTGCGAAGGATTTGGGCTTGGATATTGTGCATACCCAGACTGAATTTTCGATGGGCATGATTGGTAAATTTGTTGCCAAGCAGTTAAAAATCCCGTGCATTCATACCTATCACACGATGTATGAAGATTATTTGCATTATATTGCCAACGGTAAGCTCTTAAAGCCGTATCACGTGAAAGAAGCCACACGGGCCTATTGTTACCATCTGAATGGTATTGTGGCACCCAGTCATCGGGTTTCAAAAACGTTAAAGGGTTATGGCGTCAAAGCGCCGATCCGGATCATTCCGACTGGGATCGACATCAATCAATATGAGCAAACACCAGATGCCGATTATCGCCAAAAATTAGGTTATGCGGCGGATACACCAGTGTTATTGTCCTTGAGCCGATTAGCGTATGAAAAGAACATTCATGAGGTCATTGCCGCGTTACCCGCTGTGATTGACCAAGTGCCCAACGTGCAACTATGTATCGTCGGTGACGGCCCTGCTCGTGAGACCTTAGAGAATCAGGCGAAGGACGCCGGTTTGAGTGAACATGTGCAATTTACTGGTGAAATTGATAATGATGAAGTGTATAACTATTATCAGATGGCGGATCTGTTTGTGTCAGCCTCTAATTCGGAATCCCAAGGGTTGACGTATATTGAAGCGATGGCAGCCGGGCTGAAAACGGTCGTGGCAGCCAGTCCGTATACGGACCAACTATTAGATGATCCCTCGTTGGGGACAACTTTTAGTAGTGAAGCCAACTTAGTGCGTGATGTGGTTCGTTATTTACAACATCCACATGCGTTTGATGATCCCAAACCACGGCAGAAGAAGTTGTATCAAATTTCGGCCGAATATTTTGGAAAACAGGTCATTAATTACTATCAAGATGTGCAACTGGCCTATTCAGAGACGAATAAGTCGGCGAATGTGAGCGATTAA
- a CDS encoding glycosyltransferase family 4 protein: MLNITMFSKADSVKGQGVGSAYLELMRLLQTHWRDEFKIKINRYGRSAISHYHTVNPMFYLSTFMPNRGRKIGYVHFLPETLEGSLKLPKPFQAIFNRYLISFYKRMDHIVVVNPTFIPKLEAYNISRADVTYIPNFVSKREFYEMTAAKQLKLRQQYGYDQNKFMILGTGQIQDRKGVPDFIELARRNPDIQFVWAGGFSFGRITDGYQALKKVVDNPPANLSFPGIVDREKLVDYYNMADLFLLPSYNELFPMSVLEAFSCGTPVLLRDLDLYRAIIDGYYQAATDVNDMQKQIDHLRDNPAGMQFLHDKAVLASQDYSEDRLARVWHDFYLQQAKEG, translated from the coding sequence ATGCTAAACATCACCATGTTTTCGAAGGCTGACTCAGTTAAGGGTCAAGGGGTCGGTAGCGCGTATTTAGAATTAATGCGATTACTGCAGACGCATTGGCGCGATGAATTTAAGATCAAAATTAACCGCTACGGGCGTTCGGCAATTTCACATTATCATACGGTCAATCCGATGTTTTATCTCTCGACATTTATGCCGAATCGGGGTCGGAAAATTGGTTATGTGCATTTTTTGCCAGAAACTCTCGAAGGCAGTTTAAAATTGCCTAAACCTTTTCAAGCGATTTTTAATCGTTATTTGATTTCGTTTTATAAACGGATGGATCATATCGTGGTCGTGAATCCCACGTTTATCCCGAAGCTGGAAGCCTACAATATCAGCCGTGCGGATGTGACCTATATTCCCAATTTTGTCAGCAAACGTGAATTTTACGAGATGACAGCTGCAAAACAATTAAAGTTGCGGCAACAGTACGGCTATGACCAAAATAAATTTATGATTTTGGGAACCGGCCAGATTCAGGATCGCAAAGGGGTTCCGGACTTTATTGAACTCGCGCGACGTAATCCTGATATCCAATTCGTTTGGGCGGGTGGCTTCTCGTTTGGACGGATTACGGACGGTTATCAGGCACTGAAGAAAGTTGTCGACAATCCGCCGGCTAACTTGTCATTTCCTGGTATCGTTGATCGTGAGAAGCTCGTTGACTACTACAATATGGCGGACTTGTTTTTGTTGCCGTCATACAACGAACTGTTTCCAATGTCCGTACTGGAAGCTTTCAGTTGTGGGACACCAGTTTTGTTGCGTGACTTAGATTTATACCGGGCAATTATTGACGGCTATTATCAGGCGGCGACGGATGTGAATGACATGCAAAAACAAATCGATCATTTACGTGATAATCCGGCTGGCATGCAGTTTTTGCATGATAAGGCAGTTCTGGCCTCTCAGGATTATTCCGAAGACCGGTTGGCGCGGGTTTGGCATGACTTTTATTTACAACAAGCAAAAGAGGGCTAG
- a CDS encoding RloB family protein, giving the protein MSREKRSRKLKPRIFFFVEGKTEKVFFDALSQHYRLIAAKTVKIIDASGSDWVDKVANMMKNNPKLRPDEKTQVYIIFDRDDLSVEIVSKMQRKAKKMAIRIADCQLGFSNRSFEVWLLAHYRKMTVRVEDTRHLCAELSQFWGYVYVKGDSQQMESILKDDKVFQAIDNTQTLTSLSIDKQSTNIGTIVSTVIS; this is encoded by the coding sequence ATGAGCAGAGAGAAGCGAAGTAGAAAACTTAAGCCTAGAATTTTTTTCTTTGTTGAAGGCAAGACAGAAAAAGTCTTTTTTGACGCTTTATCTCAGCATTATCGGCTTATTGCCGCAAAAACGGTTAAGATTATTGATGCGAGTGGTTCAGACTGGGTTGACAAGGTCGCTAATATGATGAAGAATAATCCTAAATTACGACCTGATGAAAAAACACAAGTCTATATTATCTTTGATAGAGACGATCTTTCCGTAGAAATTGTTAGTAAAATGCAACGTAAAGCCAAAAAAATGGCGATACGGATAGCTGATTGTCAGTTGGGATTCTCTAATCGTTCGTTTGAAGTTTGGCTATTAGCACACTATCGAAAAATGACGGTCAGAGTAGAGGATACACGGCATTTATGTGCAGAATTATCTCAATTTTGGGGGTATGTGTATGTTAAGGGCGATAGTCAACAAATGGAAAGTATTTTAAAGGATGACAAGGTGTTTCAAGCCATTGATAATACGCAAACATTGACAAGTCTGTCAATAGATAAACAGTCCACCAATATCGGGACGATCGTGAGTACCGTCATTAGTTAA
- a CDS encoding lysylphosphatidylglycerol synthase transmembrane domain-containing protein, with the protein MTRKNMWSLLVMVLLGVGISWYSLRNVNLGNMMTDIAQLNWWWLLVALGCVGLYFGLEAVVVQKFVRHRYKNYSFRSALRVPLAEQLFNGITPFSSGGQPAQIFVMAQSGIDAGRASSVALMKFVVFQAMVVLNFLFAMLIGFHYLAEKLSYLSLYVFFGFLIHFAVIVGLLLVMYWYNFTKRAVKVVLIPVGWFMKAERFAQFQANISEKIDSFYEESLRMTKDWRMLVEVSVITFLQLLFYYLIPYFIMRAMGYTGVNVIMVTSLNVLIFLVTSLFPIPGGAGGAEFGFTELFAKFIPSHSKLILAMLIWRILTYYLGLFLGMIAMAMKPEKAEEIKPDQLSEK; encoded by the coding sequence ATGACTAGAAAAAACATGTGGTCATTACTGGTCATGGTGTTACTTGGTGTGGGGATCTCATGGTATTCCTTACGTAACGTCAACCTTGGTAATATGATGACCGATATTGCTCAACTAAATTGGTGGTGGCTCCTCGTGGCGTTAGGCTGTGTTGGGCTATATTTTGGCCTTGAAGCGGTAGTCGTCCAAAAGTTCGTGCGCCATCGTTATAAGAACTATTCTTTTCGTAGCGCGCTCAGAGTGCCATTGGCTGAACAGTTATTTAATGGGATAACGCCATTTTCATCAGGCGGTCAACCGGCACAGATTTTTGTGATGGCACAGTCAGGTATTGATGCTGGCCGTGCCAGTTCCGTGGCGCTGATGAAGTTTGTCGTGTTTCAGGCCATGGTCGTCCTGAACTTCTTGTTTGCCATGTTAATTGGGTTTCATTACTTAGCCGAGAAGTTAAGTTACCTTTCACTGTACGTCTTTTTCGGTTTTTTGATTCATTTTGCCGTCATCGTGGGCTTATTACTCGTGATGTATTGGTATAATTTCACCAAGCGAGCGGTAAAAGTGGTCTTGATTCCGGTTGGCTGGTTTATGAAAGCCGAACGTTTTGCACAGTTTCAAGCAAATATCAGTGAAAAAATTGATTCCTTTTATGAGGAAAGCTTGCGAATGACCAAGGATTGGCGGATGTTGGTCGAAGTTTCAGTGATCACCTTCTTGCAACTATTGTTCTACTATCTGATTCCGTATTTCATTATGCGTGCGATGGGCTATACCGGGGTTAACGTGATCATGGTGACCAGCTTGAATGTGCTGATTTTCTTAGTGACGTCATTGTTCCCGATTCCCGGTGGCGCGGGTGGTGCCGAATTTGGGTTTACGGAATTATTTGCCAAATTCATTCCTAGTCATAGCAAACTGATTCTTGCCATGCTGATTTGGCGTATTTTAACGTACTATCTGGGACTGTTTTTGGGGATGATTGCGATGGCAATGAAACCTGAAAAAGCTGAAGAAATTAAACCTGACCAATTGTCAGAAAAATGA
- a CDS encoding D-alanyl-D-alanine carboxypeptidase family protein has translation MLKFRLWGTVLWLGLALIVWGQWPLRATAATDPATEVKAAYVVDANSGQAIYADHADKKLPIASLSKLMTLYLVTQAVRKGQVKWTDNVPISADVRKLAASPTLSTMPMAKDEKFTVKELFAATLVGSSNSSAIALGELIGGSNAKFIQLMNQQAARWQLAAHFVSASGLDNTDLIRYHYNLPGTSNQAQNLVSARAITTVARQLIKDYPAVIDIANHGSIKIHRYRVATLVQILKGQKHYDAAVPVDGLKTGYTAQAGACLVATFKQGGRRLIATTLGGTWKYTANAKLRLQTQQQERYHNVAPATMKYRLPGTQTTLKLVAKSSVKRWENVQQPFRQTQTAAVPVQRQQVNYLAANTTVMRLRLTDPNSGTVTTVAYVSPKAQMIPGPMQQVAKATATKHQLNLPLAFAN, from the coding sequence ATGTTGAAGTTTAGATTGTGGGGGACCGTGCTGTGGTTAGGGCTCGCCTTGATTGTTTGGGGACAATGGCCGCTGAGAGCAACGGCGGCTACTGATCCGGCGACTGAGGTTAAAGCTGCCTACGTGGTGGATGCCAACTCAGGCCAAGCCATTTATGCGGATCACGCGGATAAAAAGTTGCCCATTGCCTCACTGAGCAAGTTGATGACCTTGTATTTGGTCACGCAAGCGGTAAGAAAAGGTCAAGTGAAGTGGACGGACAATGTGCCAATTAGTGCTGACGTTCGTAAATTAGCCGCCAGTCCGACCTTATCGACGATGCCGATGGCTAAAGATGAAAAATTTACTGTAAAAGAATTGTTCGCCGCCACACTTGTGGGGTCTTCCAATAGTAGTGCCATTGCGCTAGGAGAACTGATTGGTGGCAGTAATGCGAAGTTTATTCAATTGATGAATCAGCAGGCAGCTCGTTGGCAACTCGCGGCCCATTTTGTGAGTGCGTCGGGATTAGATAATACCGACTTAATCCGCTATCACTATAATTTACCGGGAACGAGTAATCAAGCCCAAAATCTCGTTTCGGCTCGGGCGATTACGACCGTTGCGCGTCAGCTGATCAAGGACTATCCGGCCGTGATTGACATTGCGAACCACGGCTCGATTAAGATTCATCGTTATCGCGTGGCGACCTTGGTCCAAATTTTAAAGGGGCAGAAGCACTATGATGCTGCGGTGCCGGTAGATGGTTTAAAAACAGGCTATACGGCGCAAGCCGGCGCTTGTCTGGTCGCCACGTTTAAGCAAGGCGGTCGCCGATTAATTGCCACAACGCTAGGTGGAACTTGGAAATATACGGCCAATGCCAAATTACGGTTACAGACGCAACAACAAGAACGGTATCACAATGTTGCACCAGCAACGATGAAATATCGTTTGCCGGGAACGCAGACAACGTTAAAATTGGTCGCCAAGTCATCGGTGAAGCGTTGGGAAAATGTACAACAACCGTTCCGGCAAACCCAGACAGCGGCGGTACCCGTACAGCGTCAGCAAGTAAATTATTTGGCTGCCAACACCACGGTCATGCGGTTACGATTGACTGATCCGAATTCTGGGACGGTCACGACGGTGGCTTATGTTTCACCAAAAGCTCAAATGATTCCTGGTCCGATGCAACAAGTTGCCAAAGCAACAGCGACTAAGCACCAATTAAACTTACCGTTAGCCTTTGCAAATTAA
- a CDS encoding pyridoxal phosphate-dependent aminotransferase, with amino-acid sequence MTLFRDDLNDTIAQIQVSTIRQFDEEVSAIPDMVKLTLGEPDFNTPQHVKDAAKDAIDHNFSHYTGMAGLLELREAAANFQAKKYGNHYDAKDQVLVTVGATEAIATALTTICNPGDAIIIPSPIFPAYIPIIQEARATPLFMDTGVNDFVITPKMVDDFIAAHPDEHFKGIVLNYPNNPTGVTYVEDEVKALAACFKRHNLWVVSDEIYSELTYGSDHVSIANYIPEETILINGLSKSHAMTGWRIGFLFASKELTAQMKKVHQYYVTAATTIAQKAGIEALTNGIDDALPMRAEYQKRRDFVYQVMNGLGFKIARPTGAFYIFAKIPAGFNQDSMAFCKDLARKNHLAIIPGTGFGAEGEGYVRLSYAASMEKLQKAMDRLTAYMQAPENKQV; translated from the coding sequence ATGACACTATTCAGAGATGATCTTAACGATACTATTGCACAAATTCAAGTTTCGACAATCCGTCAATTTGATGAAGAAGTTAGTGCGATCCCCGATATGGTGAAGCTCACCCTTGGGGAACCTGATTTTAACACCCCTCAACACGTCAAAGACGCCGCTAAAGACGCCATCGACCACAACTTTTCACACTATACTGGGATGGCCGGCTTATTAGAATTACGCGAAGCTGCCGCCAACTTCCAAGCTAAAAAGTACGGCAATCACTACGATGCCAAAGATCAAGTTTTGGTCACAGTTGGTGCCACCGAAGCCATTGCAACTGCCTTGACGACGATTTGTAACCCCGGTGATGCCATCATCATCCCCTCACCGATCTTCCCGGCCTACATTCCAATTATTCAGGAAGCTCGCGCCACGCCATTATTCATGGACACTGGCGTTAATGATTTCGTCATTACCCCTAAGATGGTCGATGATTTCATTGCTGCCCATCCTGACGAACATTTCAAAGGCATCGTTTTAAACTATCCGAACAATCCAACGGGGGTCACCTACGTTGAAGATGAGGTTAAAGCTTTAGCAGCCTGCTTCAAGCGACACAACTTATGGGTCGTTTCTGATGAAATTTACAGTGAGCTGACTTATGGCAGTGACCATGTCTCCATCGCAAACTACATTCCAGAAGAAACCATTTTAATCAATGGCCTGTCAAAGTCACATGCCATGACCGGCTGGCGGATCGGGTTCCTATTCGCTTCCAAGGAACTCACCGCCCAAATGAAGAAAGTGCATCAATACTATGTCACGGCCGCTACAACGATTGCCCAAAAGGCTGGTATCGAAGCCTTGACCAACGGGATTGATGACGCGTTGCCAATGCGCGCAGAATATCAAAAGCGCCGTGACTTTGTTTATCAAGTCATGAACGGCTTAGGATTCAAGATTGCTCGCCCAACCGGCGCGTTCTACATTTTCGCCAAAATTCCCGCCGGTTTCAATCAAGACTCAATGGCTTTCTGTAAAGATTTAGCGCGCAAAAATCATCTCGCCATTATCCCAGGCACTGGTTTTGGCGCTGAGGGTGAAGGCTACGTCCGCTTGAGCTATGCTGCCAGCATGGAAAAGCTACAAAAAGCAATGGATCGGTTAACTGCCTACATGCAAGCACCTGAAAATAAACAAGTTTAA